From Halobacterium sp. R2-5, the proteins below share one genomic window:
- a CDS encoding inositol monophosphatase family protein produces the protein MIDLHEALETAAEAARLAGDFQRSAFTEDHDTDYKGPGDPVSEVDLESERRILKHLTDAYPSHGILSEEDGGVGNQDVRWVVDPLDGTSNYLRGLPDFCVSIALEVEGTLRAGVVYRPMSDDMYAATLSGDSTTASVALEPAETTDPESALVSLPYSSSRAGRDDVWAVHRAFGSTVEGIRSTGSGALDLAHVAAGHTDAACGFNQSLWDRAAGEVLVEAAGGTLTDHTGGENHDGDFLASNGHLHGTLVDCIPDRSVD, from the coding sequence ATGATAGACCTCCACGAAGCGCTGGAGACCGCCGCCGAAGCCGCTCGTCTGGCCGGTGACTTCCAGCGCTCCGCCTTCACCGAAGACCACGACACCGATTACAAGGGTCCCGGCGACCCTGTTTCTGAAGTCGACCTCGAATCGGAACGTCGTATTCTCAAACACCTCACGGACGCGTACCCTTCGCACGGGATTCTCTCCGAGGAGGACGGCGGGGTCGGCAACCAAGACGTCCGCTGGGTCGTCGACCCGCTGGACGGCACGTCGAACTATCTCCGCGGGCTCCCGGACTTCTGCGTGTCCATCGCACTCGAAGTCGAGGGGACCCTGCGGGCGGGCGTCGTCTACCGTCCGATGAGTGACGACATGTACGCCGCCACGCTCTCGGGAGACTCCACTACCGCGAGCGTCGCGCTCGAACCCGCCGAGACGACCGACCCGGAGAGCGCGCTCGTTTCCCTCCCGTACTCCTCGTCGCGGGCCGGCCGCGACGACGTCTGGGCGGTCCACCGGGCGTTCGGTTCGACGGTCGAAGGCATCCGCTCGACTGGCTCCGGAGCGCTCGACCTCGCGCACGTCGCCGCCGGGCACACCGATGCCGCCTGCGGGTTCAACCAGAGCCTCTGGGACCGAGCGGCGGGAGAAGTTCTGGTCGAGGCCGCGGGGGGAACGTTGACCGATCACACCGGCGGCGAGAATCACGACGGTGACTTCCTAGCGTCTAACGGCCACCTCCACGGAACGCTCGTCGACTGCATTCCGGACCGAAGCGTGGACTAA
- a CDS encoding NUDIX domain-containing protein produces the protein MSFSFHRWGDFGVAGVPPDTVEWSFDPDATYSIPDGDAAVVEEAWASLVHGDDNLHDGPSLNLRGVDDTRIHVGPTRFRDHYLRRLTVAESPRFDADQLTDDGRRQLTESVHLLSSFVAVVADGQVLLGVKPPQADRGPFLSFPGSGYLDRNHDFRDGDAEPTRAIVGRELQEELGVMADGNRVRCLGVFEDTSPESHLNPALFSVVYVDESASSVLRTARRAPDADEFTEFVFVPLTEAALDGLVELAVDGTATAAPERVPTERFDGMSHKSLLMVLLLGRREVGEEWFDRTLSEYSEIVLEPA, from the coding sequence GTGAGCTTCTCGTTTCACCGCTGGGGCGACTTCGGTGTGGCGGGCGTTCCGCCCGATACCGTTGAGTGGTCCTTCGACCCGGACGCGACGTACTCGATTCCCGACGGAGACGCCGCCGTCGTCGAGGAGGCGTGGGCGTCGCTCGTCCACGGCGACGATAACCTCCACGACGGCCCCAGTCTCAATCTTCGGGGCGTCGACGACACTCGAATCCACGTCGGACCTACTCGATTCAGGGACCACTATCTGCGCCGCCTCACTGTCGCCGAGAGCCCCCGGTTCGATGCCGACCAACTCACGGACGATGGACGGCGGCAGTTGACCGAGTCGGTCCACCTGCTCTCGTCGTTCGTGGCTGTCGTCGCCGACGGACAGGTGCTCCTCGGAGTCAAGCCACCCCAGGCGGACCGCGGCCCGTTTCTCTCCTTCCCGGGTAGCGGCTACCTAGACAGGAACCACGACTTCCGAGACGGCGACGCTGAACCGACTCGTGCAATCGTGGGTCGCGAGCTACAGGAGGAACTCGGCGTGATGGCCGACGGCAATCGAGTCCGTTGTCTCGGCGTTTTCGAGGATACGTCCCCCGAATCGCACCTGAACCCGGCGCTGTTCTCCGTGGTCTACGTCGACGAGAGCGCTTCGTCGGTCCTGCGGACGGCGCGACGAGCACCGGACGCAGACGAGTTCACCGAGTTCGTGTTCGTGCCGCTCACCGAAGCAGCGCTCGACGGGCTAGTCGAACTCGCCGTCGACGGAACCGCGACCGCGGCGCCCGAGAGAGTCCCCACCGAACGCTTCGACGGGATGTCGCACAAGTCGCTGCTGATGGTGTTGCTGCTCGGTCGGCGTGAGGTCGGCGAGGAGTGGTTCGACCGCACACTTTCCGAGTACTCCGAGATAGTCCTCGAACCCGCTTAG
- the purM gene encoding phosphoribosylformylglycinamidine cyclo-ligase, with protein sequence MSDGSDDELTYSEAGVDIEDSEAATAALVSAVSEVGDTTEYAGLVDLGDQYLALATDGVGTKLLVAVALDDYSTVGIDCIAMNVNDLVAAGVEPAAFVDYLAVDVPDEDRAAELGEGLAAGAEEAGVALVGGETAVMPEVVNDFDLAGTVAGVATDDDLLPGEAEAGDVLVGFPSSGIHSNGLTLAREAADRAGGFDEPFPGDGYETVGEALLEPTRIYTYLLDALHEYDVHAAAHVTGGGWTNLERMGAFRYEVTDPFPAQDVFDFVQDAGNVSDEEMHRTFNMGTGFVAAVDPADADALVAATDGERIGRVEAGSHVAVRGLEL encoded by the coding sequence ATGAGCGACGGGAGCGACGACGAACTCACGTACTCCGAGGCGGGCGTGGACATCGAGGACAGCGAGGCGGCGACCGCGGCGCTCGTCTCCGCGGTCTCCGAGGTCGGGGACACCACCGAGTACGCCGGATTGGTGGACCTCGGCGACCAGTACCTCGCGCTCGCGACCGACGGCGTCGGCACGAAACTGCTCGTGGCGGTCGCCCTCGACGACTACTCGACGGTGGGCATCGACTGCATCGCGATGAACGTCAACGACCTCGTGGCGGCGGGCGTCGAGCCCGCGGCGTTCGTGGACTACCTCGCGGTCGACGTGCCCGACGAGGACCGCGCCGCCGAACTGGGCGAGGGCTTGGCTGCCGGCGCGGAGGAAGCGGGCGTGGCGCTCGTCGGCGGCGAGACAGCCGTCATGCCGGAAGTCGTGAACGACTTCGACCTCGCGGGCACGGTCGCGGGCGTCGCGACCGACGACGACCTGCTCCCGGGAGAAGCCGAGGCGGGCGACGTGCTCGTCGGCTTCCCGTCGTCGGGCATCCACTCGAACGGCCTCACGCTCGCGCGGGAGGCAGCCGACCGCGCCGGCGGCTTCGACGAGCCGTTCCCCGGCGACGGCTACGAGACAGTTGGGGAGGCGCTGCTGGAGCCGACCCGCATCTACACGTACCTGCTCGATGCGCTGCACGAATACGACGTGCACGCGGCGGCCCACGTCACCGGGGGCGGCTGGACGAACCTCGAACGCATGGGCGCGTTCCGCTACGAGGTCACGGACCCGTTCCCGGCGCAGGACGTCTTCGACTTCGTGCAGGACGCGGGCAACGTCAGCGACGAGGAGATGCACCGCACGTTCAACATGGGCACCGGGTTCGTCGCCGCCGTCGACCCCGCGGACGCCGACGCGCTCGTGGCCGCGACTGACGGCGAGCGGATCGGGCGTGTCGAAGCTGGTTCCCACGTGGCAGTCCGCGGCCTCGAACTCTGA
- a CDS encoding metalloprotease, which yields MNFSSRELRDLLVAWLALGLAFSLLYVPISATNVMDVLASRLFAEEFALSLATVGVAFLLHELAHKVVAVHFGQHAEFRADFGMLALAVAGGFAGFLFAAPGAVHHRGRITPREHGLIALAGPLTNVALAVVSLGVFVVAPDIGWRGLFINVLLAGFNMIPFGPLDGATVLQWNKTVYAAAAVVTIGPALLFFFGI from the coding sequence GTGAACTTCAGCAGCCGGGAGCTCCGGGACCTCCTCGTCGCGTGGCTGGCGCTCGGGCTGGCGTTCAGCCTGCTGTACGTCCCGATTTCGGCGACGAACGTGATGGACGTGCTGGCGAGCCGGCTGTTCGCCGAGGAGTTCGCGCTGAGTCTCGCGACGGTCGGCGTGGCGTTCCTCCTGCACGAGCTCGCGCACAAGGTGGTCGCGGTGCACTTCGGCCAGCACGCGGAGTTCCGCGCGGACTTCGGGATGCTCGCGCTCGCGGTGGCGGGCGGCTTCGCGGGGTTCCTGTTCGCGGCGCCGGGCGCGGTCCACCACCGCGGCCGCATCACGCCCCGCGAGCACGGCCTCATCGCGCTCGCCGGCCCGCTGACGAACGTCGCGCTCGCAGTCGTCTCGCTGGGCGTGTTCGTCGTCGCGCCCGACATCGGCTGGCGGGGCCTGTTCATCAACGTGCTGCTCGCCGGGTTCAACATGATCCCGTTCGGGCCGCTGGACGGCGCGACGGTCCTGCAGTGGAACAAGACGGTGTACGCGGCCGCCGCGGTCGTCACCATCGGGCCGGCGCTTTTGTTCTTCTTCGGGATATAG
- a CDS encoding TraB/GumN family protein, whose translation MSEESAASEGSVRVVGTAHVSADSVEEVERVVEEENPDTVAVELDEGRYRQMQGGTPEDLEASDLLKGSMAFQFLAYWLLSYVQKRLGEQFGIEPGADMKAGIDAAERTGADVALVDRDIQVTIQRFWARMTAVEKLRLVGELALGVTDSRTLGLGVGAFFGFVVGVAAEFVAGPFLIPPPPAAGVAGTVLVLLAGLAEAVLFAVAGALVLGAVFAVLFARSAPEEDVEEFSMDDLTDADVVSAMMEEFRRFSPAGAEALIDERDAFIAHNLVALRAQGKHVVAVLGAGHREGVERYLDHPEELPPMESLTGTRKKRFSAAKLFGLLITVGFLAFFVLLVMAGVDNTVLLQVFGAWFLFNGIISMGAAKLAGAHWTSAGVGGAVAWLTSINPLLAPGWFAGYVELRYLSVRVADIGTLNELLDDQETPIRDLLGQMVEVPLFRLIAVVAMTNVGSIVASVLFPFVVLPLIGGPFDSVGAVSDAMVRGAQNSADAIWGLVR comes from the coding sequence ATGAGCGAGGAATCCGCGGCGAGCGAGGGGTCCGTGCGCGTCGTCGGGACCGCCCACGTCTCCGCGGACAGCGTCGAGGAGGTCGAGCGCGTCGTCGAGGAAGAGAATCCCGACACTGTCGCGGTCGAACTCGACGAGGGCCGGTACCGCCAGATGCAGGGCGGGACGCCCGAGGACCTGGAGGCCAGCGACCTCCTGAAGGGGAGCATGGCGTTCCAGTTTCTGGCGTACTGGCTTTTGTCGTACGTCCAGAAGCGCCTCGGCGAGCAGTTCGGCATCGAGCCGGGCGCGGACATGAAGGCGGGCATCGACGCCGCCGAGCGCACCGGCGCGGACGTCGCGCTCGTCGACCGCGACATCCAGGTGACGATTCAGCGCTTCTGGGCGCGCATGACCGCCGTCGAGAAGCTCCGGCTGGTCGGCGAGCTCGCGCTCGGCGTGACCGACAGCCGGACGCTCGGACTGGGCGTCGGCGCGTTCTTCGGGTTCGTCGTCGGCGTCGCCGCGGAGTTCGTCGCCGGACCGTTCCTGATTCCGCCGCCGCCCGCGGCCGGCGTCGCGGGGACGGTGCTGGTGTTGCTGGCGGGGCTCGCGGAAGCCGTGCTGTTCGCGGTCGCGGGCGCGCTCGTGCTCGGCGCCGTGTTCGCAGTGCTGTTCGCGCGTTCGGCGCCCGAGGAGGACGTCGAAGAGTTCTCGATGGACGACCTGACGGACGCGGACGTGGTCTCCGCGATGATGGAGGAGTTCCGGCGCTTCAGCCCCGCGGGCGCAGAAGCGCTCATCGACGAGCGCGACGCGTTCATCGCGCACAACCTCGTCGCGCTCCGCGCGCAGGGCAAGCACGTCGTCGCGGTGCTGGGCGCCGGCCACCGCGAGGGCGTCGAGCGCTACCTCGACCACCCCGAGGAGCTCCCGCCGATGGAGTCCCTGACGGGCACGCGGAAGAAGCGCTTCTCGGCGGCCAAGCTCTTCGGCCTGCTGATCACGGTCGGCTTCCTCGCGTTCTTCGTGCTGCTCGTGATGGCGGGCGTCGACAACACCGTCCTCCTGCAGGTGTTCGGCGCGTGGTTTCTGTTCAACGGGATAATCTCGATGGGCGCGGCGAAGCTCGCGGGCGCGCACTGGACGAGCGCGGGCGTCGGCGGCGCGGTGGCGTGGCTGACCAGCATCAACCCGCTGCTCGCGCCCGGGTGGTTCGCGGGCTACGTGGAGCTGCGTTACCTCTCCGTGCGCGTCGCCGACATCGGCACGCTGAACGAGCTACTGGACGACCAGGAGACGCCGATCCGGGACCTGCTCGGGCAGATGGTGGAAGTGCCGCTGTTCCGGCTCATCGCGGTGGTCGCGATGACGAACGTCGGCAGCATCGTCGCGAGCGTCCTGTTCCCGTTCGTCGTGCTGCCGCTCATCGGTGGGCCCTTCGACAGCGTCGGCGCGGTCAGCGACGCGATGGTCCGCGGCGCGCAGAACAGCGCCGACGCGATCTGGGGGCTGGTACGGTGA